In Antennarius striatus isolate MH-2024 chromosome 20, ASM4005453v1, whole genome shotgun sequence, the genomic window ATGAATTGCTGATATCCGGAGCACACCGTCGTCGCGTGTACAATTTTCGCCGGGTGAAGGAAACCGACCGACACGCCGCGAGACTAACcataaatggtaaaaaaaaggGCGGCGAGTCAGAATGGACCCGCCCCCTTCTGGAGTGATCGCAGTAGAACATATAAAAGCTCTGCCAAAGCGATAGGATATTAATTTGACAAATTGCTTTATGAAAATAGTTACTATAACTTGTCACAACTAAACGTGGCAACTGTGTTCTCTTATTGTATTTTAggaacagaaaatacaaaaagagttttgttttgtttggttgttttttttttttgaatcgAGGAGATAGATAGACACGACTTGAACCAGTCAGCGGGCCGGGTTGCGGAAGCGCACGTCCGGGCAGTGACGATGACGGTTCGGGCTATCAGAGGGGGGACGTCTGCCTCCACGGCGGTTGTATGTGGCACGCAAAATTTCgaaagtcaacaaaaaaaacgatGGATAGCGGATCGTATAGAATGCAACTAGCTGCCTTTTACCTGTGGCAATGACGGCAAAGTGGATGTATATCTTTAGCTCAGTGTTCGACGGGTGATGGATCGGGGGGGTATCTGTAGTAACAACGGACGCGTTGCTAGCTTGCTTTCTGATGTTTTGTCCACCTTGACACGCTATTTAACGGCTAATACAAAGGTTATAACTTCAAATGCGTTTCCCCGGAGACGGTAGTTTGTAATAATGGCTGTTATTACGGCGCTACCTTTAGTAGGCTATATTTAGCTTGTTGCTAAATCCGTCGACCGCTTCAGACGTGGCTGTTATCGGTAGCCGGGATCTGGTAAACTAAACACAACGACGGCTTTAATCAGCAAAACCTCGTGTTGCTTTTCATGACTTaactttaatacacagaagttgAAGCCACGTGGATTATGGAACTCTGTTTGGGTTTTACGAAATAACGTGAATCCCATcgcttttaacagtttaaattcAATGACCcgaagcagcttttttttttttttttttttttttttttttaatatattttgagaAGGAAGTCTCAGGTATGAACACAGTAGTTTGTTATTATGGTGATTGGAAAGTTGGAGGACTGAAAGTATGTGACCTGTGAGGCGTTCCTCCGTGGATTAGTCTCGTCAGTATTTCATTCAGGTGAAGCTCTCAAAAATGCGGCTCTCCCCGTTTCTGGCCGTGTTCAGGCCTGCGTTACCCCTCATCCTCGGGCTTTCTTTGGGATTTGGTCTGAGCCTCCTGATGGTGTCCTGGAGGCAAGGGGAGACCGATGACTCCTGTCGGGATAAGCTGGGTGTCGGGATGGCTTTTCTGGACAGAGATTCCCAAAGTGACCCCAAGGACGGATCTAGAAATGAAGACGTCCAGCCACGCATCGTCCCCTATCACAAAGACCCCAACAAGTTACACAAGAAAGTTCTCAGGTGAGTTTCTGGGGCAGTTTCTTAACGATGTTAGGGACAGATTTGTTGTGGAAACACCATCATAGCACCTCCATACCTTACCGGATTTGTTTTAAGAAACAAAACGATTTAAATCCAGAGGATTACAATTTGTAATCCTATTTAAATAGGTGTACATGTCAAACTCCACCCGCGATTATCCAATCTATCATCCTCTATTTTGATGTCATATGTCAAATACTGGATGCTGATTATTAATAGGATCAGAATACTTGATCTGATCTATAATCATTCAGAATTATTGTGTCAAAATCCTTGTTAAAGTCTGTATTCATGTGTTAGAAACGAGCTGAAAATATGTTCTGATCTTTATTGTACCTGTAGGGGAAATTGGATTTGCAGCAGAGCAGGCTATTGTATTGCAAAATGTATCCagagtaaataaataagagcatgtcttataaataaaatgctgcTGTGCTGTATTAAACTGCTGTGCAGTCGAGTTTTAACTTCAATGCAAATTAAGCACATTTATTTCCCTGGAAACAAATGGAAATTTTAGCCTTATGCTTTTAGGCCTGGGGGAACCTTTATCTTGGTCCTGATGGAAGAACAACATATTTGTAAGCGGGTGGTCAGGGTTGTAAATGTCTGTCGGGAGGGCTGCGGAATGTCGACTGTCTTACTTTTTGAACATTTCAGTCAGACGAGTTTTCCTCGCACCATGAGAGGTTCCCAAACCAAGAGATAAAACCTAAAGTTAAAATGACTTAATAAAAggtctttaaaataaaaccaccaAAGTCTTGTCCACATTAAAATTTTTTAGTCTGCACAGGAATTATAGTCTGCTGGCTGTTTTTGCAAAATGAAGAGGTGTTAAAATTGTGATTCAAGCTTTTGTCGGTTCAGGTATTTGTAACAATCCACTGTCTCAACGACCTTAagacctttttttccccctgttctTTCCAGAACGCGGTACATCCTGTCTGAACTGGGCATCAGGGAGCGACTGCTGGTGGGAGTGCTGACGTCCCGGTCGACTCTCAACACGCTGGCTGTGGCGGTGAATCGCACCGTCGCCCACCACTTCCACAGCACCTTTTTCTTTACGGGACTGCGTAGCCCTAAGGTGCCCGAAGGCATGACGGTGGTCGCTCATGGCGATGACCGTCCGGTTTGGCTGATGTATGAGACGGTGCGTCACCTCCACAGGAACTACGGCGCCGCTTACGACTGGTTCCTGCTAGCCCAGGATGACACCTACATGCAAGCGGATCGCCTGACGGAGCTGGTGGGCCACCTCAGCGCGGGGCGGGACCTGTACATGGGCCGGGCGGAGGAGTTTATCGGTGGAGAGGAGAAGGCGCGCTACTGCCACGGCGGCTACGGGTATCTGCTGTCCCACAGCCTGCTGGCCCGGCTGCAGCCCCACCTCGACACGTGCCGTAACGACATCCTCAGCGTCAGACCCGACGAGTGGTTGGGACGCTGTATTATTGACTACCTGGGTCTGAGCTGCGTGGAGATGCACCAAGTAAGAAAGCAAGAGAAACTTGCAcgtaaatgacaaaacaaatagCAGTGTGAAGCAGTTTTACAGAGTTATCTGCAAGATATTCGTATTAATATTTCTTCTCTTTGTCAACATCTGTGTGGCTCACAGGGGATGAGCTATCGCTACTTCGAGCTTGGAAAAAATGCTGATCCAGAACGTGAAGATAGCATCCAGTTTAAGAACGCCTTCACAGTCCACCCGGTGTCAGACCCCAACCTCATGTACAGACTCCACAAACGCTTCAGTCAGATCGAACTGGAGTCGACGTATCAACAAATTCAGCAGCTGCAGGTTTGTAATACCTAAAACGGTCccaccttgtttttttttttgtctgtcttttgtgcTTTGATGGATTGTGGATCATTGCCAACAATGCATACATCCCTCACAAAAACACCTACAGTCTTTGACTTTGACTGACATCAGAGGAAATAAATTAGGTTACAAGTCAAGGTGGCATAATCAAGTTTAGTCAGAGAACTCTTCCGGAAAGACGAGGTTGATACCCCCCCAGAGAAATCACACTCTCCACGTCACGATGTCATCATACCGTTCaggttgtgttttctttaatcGCTTAATTTTAAACCTGACGTGAGCTTCTGTGTCTTTATCAGGTGCAGATCAACAACCTGAGTGACTTGACACCCGAGGGTTCCGCCGGAGTTACGTGGCCCATCGGAATCAACCCTCCCTTCAACCCCAGAACTCGTTTTGAAGTCATAAGCTGGGAGTACTTCACTGAAGAGCACATCTACTCGTGCATCGACAGCTCCCCCAAGTGTGAGATGAGAGGCGCCGACCGGGCCGACGTGAGCGCCGTCCTGGAGGTGGCGTTGCAGCACCTGAACGAGCGCTACCAGCCTCAGCTGCACTTCCGGAAGCGGCGCCTGCTGAACGGCTACCGACGTTTCGATCCCACCCGAGGGATGGAGTACGTGCTGGACCTGGCGTTGGAAGCCTACACCCAGAAAGATCACAGCCAGGTCATCTCCAAACGGGTCAACTTGCTGCGACCTCTGAGCGCAGTGGAGATCATCCCCATGCCTTACGTGACGGAAGCGACCCGAGTGCAGGTCATCCTACCCGTCACTGCCCAGGATCAGGATTACGTCGGGAACTTCCTGGACATGTACGTGATGAACACGCTGGACACCCACGACAACGTTCTGCTCACCTTCCTGTTCATTTACGATCCGTTCGACGCACAGCGAGTCAGCCAGACCGACGTGTTCGCCGGCATCAAGGCCATGATCGGCGAGGTGGAGAAGCGCTATGCCGACGTGAAGATTCCCTGGATCAGCGTGAAGACGGAGGTGCCCTCGCAGGTCAAGCTGATGGACATCATCTCCAAGAAGCACCCGGTGGACACGCTGTTCTTCCTGGCCAGGGTGGGAACAGAGGTCAACGCCGACTTCCTGAACCGATGTAGGATGAACGCCATCAGCAGCTGGCAGGTTTTCTTTCCCGTTCACTTCCAGGAGTACAGTCCCGCCGTCTACCGCGATCAGCAACCCTCGACCTCCCCTTCCTCTTTCGATTCGGAGTCGCTGAGAGGCGGCCACTTCGACCGCCACGTCTTCGACGAGGCGTGCTTTTACAACGCCGACTACATGACCTCCAGGACCAAGATGGCAGCCGACATATTGGACAACGAAGAGCTGCTGGAGAGCATGGACGTGTACGACATATTCGTGCGTTACTCCGGGCTGCACGTCTTCAGAGCCGTGGAGCCGGCGCTGATCCAGAAATACGTGAGGCGAACGTGCAACCCACGTTTCAGCGAGGATATCTACCACCGCTGCGTCCTCAGCAACCTGGAGGGGCTGGGCTCGCGCGCCAACCTCGCCATGGCTCTGTTCGAGCAGGAGCAGGCCAACAGCACCTAGAAGTCTGGACTTCTTGAATGCAGGCACAAACTGAAAGATGTGAATTATAACGTAGGACTTTTTCTGCGCCTACTCGCTGCAATActcacatgtgtgtgaaagagaaagatCCGGATCAACTACAGACAAGCACTGTGTTTGTCGCAGAGATGAAACAAACGAGTTCTGCTTACGTGCGACTCTTCGCAGCCGCAAGTCGAAAGCATCTTTACTCAGTATTATCAAAACCAATTGGTTCTTAAGTCTGACAGTTAACGTCATTTCCAGATGTATCTCGAGACGTCTCCTCTCATGACTCCCTGAATGTAGACTATCTATGTTTTGCAAGCGATCAAGCATGAATATTTATGTCCCAGTGTCAAAAAGAACAATCCAGGAGGTTGCGTCTTGtagtttttcatataaaaaatgCCTCCATTACCTAGTAGTTAATGAAAAACCGTGAGCCATAAGTCGTCTTACTGAAGATGTTGTAAAACAATACTGGAAACAAGCTGAAGCCATTGGCTGCCTTTACTTtattatgttctttttttaaagggtATTAAAGGATATTTCTGCacagagttctttttttttccttctcttatCTTAATATCAAGAATTAATTTGTTCCATCCTCATCGAAGACAGTTTGTTAACCAAATCAAGAGATCTGCCTGAAGCGTGTTAGAAAAGAATGAATCGTGACAGTAAAAACCATGATGAGAATCATACTTTTCATGTTTCTCTCAAGTTTAAACTAAAACCGTTTTAACGTAAAGGCTGGAGGCACTGAGCGGTTGACAAAAAGTCCTGCCCCACCTCATCTCACTATAAGTCAGTAAATCTCCACCCCAGCCTGGGCCTCCCTCCCTGGGCGTTGGAGAATATTCTGTGCACATATGGCTTTGGGGAGGGTAGCAAACCTTCAAGAGGGAGGGTCACGTATACCTTGCCAAGGTCTGCCTAGGCGTGGGTGGTTAACCTTCACAGggagaaggtaaaaaaaaaaaaaaaaaaaacctgaatgagTCCGCTTCACATGGTCTCCCCTCCCTTCCCGGTTAAAGGCGTGAGCCACAGCCAACCAATCCTCCCCCTCCTGTAAAAATTTTTCCACGCGCTCCAGCGAGTGACGAGCAGCAGAGTGAAAGGGGCTCTTTTCTTGGGAGAGAGCGGCGCTTCAGTCGTCGATGCTGCAATGAGGTACGGAAAAAAAGCCCCCACCTGCTTCCTGGCGGTGAGGACGGAACAGTGAAAAGTTTGTCCAACGCCTCTGATACTCGACTCTCTGGCAGAGTGCTCAACCCACCAATGAGCTCCAGCATAAAGGTAACAGTTTACTGATGTGGAACgctttttttgtgaattttaattTAGCAGGACGACGGTTGCATCACTGGATGTCTCACGGTTCATCTAGAAACTGTCAGAAATGATAAGTGAAAAATCATGCACGTAAAGTCATCTCTTCAAGATGAAAACTACCACAAATGTGAAATAGTAAACTAAAATTTAAATTCTGTCTTTGCATTTTTCAGAAGTATCAGTTATTAAAAAGGATGTTTTTAGCTACAATctatatatacaaaaaaaaggCACTCATTtatgtgatgaaataaaacttacaCACCCTCGATTAGCTTTTTGTTCCAGACAAACCACCTCTAGACAGAATCTGACGCAAAGTTTTAAGAAACACCCGCAtcaacgtaaaaaaaaaaaaacacttcagaaaTGGTGGCATTTACAAACTTTGGCAAGCGCTTTTTATTTACATCCAGGCTGTCTCACAAAGTCACAgctgttttccctttttctctTATTGGTAGAATCACTACACGAGTTTGCTCTTTACAGATATACAGCATCAGGTGTATAATATGGACCTCCCTGTCGGCGACGCTCTGAAAACAGtgtaaacagagagaaagagcagtTCCCGCTCTTCACATATACATGCAGGCGGTGGGGCAAACATGTCGACAGTATGTTTGAGTAACAGGAGACAACAGTAGTCCGTTCATTTGTCAGATATTCCCATAAACCGGAGAGCTCAAGATGAGGTCAGTCAGGAGTTGCAGCTTCTAGGTTCCTCCACAAGAGGGCGCTAGCGAATCAGCGACTACATGACAACAATGTGAATGCCAAGGCCATACAAAGAAGTTTCACCCCAGGACTAAGATACTAACAACGACTGTTTCTCCTCTAGTGAGTGCAGTTAATATAACTTAATAACACAGAAAATCGCCCCTACTGTTAGTTGCTGGTAGGACTTATCATTTTTGGCAAAAAAAGTTCCCAGAAGGCATTTCATCAAGTCTTTTCCACTCATCACACAGATATTCCCGCCAGCTGGTTCGTATGTACATAAAACCTTCTCGTCAGATGTGTTCGTTAACGTCCATGGAGCATGCATAGGTCATTGTGAAATCAtccaatcacttttttttttaatgtcctgacAGAATTACAGCACAGTGCAAAGAAACCCCGATTAAAAAAAAGGGTCCCGGCTGGAAACTGACTactagagagaaaaaaaaaagaaaatcggACATTGCAACATATACATAGGAGtcaggtgtgatttttttttttaaaaagtgtgaaaGGGATGGTGCAGATTATATCATGTGTTACAGCGACTAACACTGAAAGAGTCGTTCTTTGTTGCAGCTCGTAGCTCCCACGATAGTTACGGGATGGGTCTAAAATAAACCACCCCAGACCCGAGATAGTACACAGAGGAACACTAACATTCCTGCCCTACTAATTCAAAACTCATGGAGCTCCCATACTTCAAACATGTaatcccccctcccacccaaaacaaacacacacagatagtcTGTtggcatatactgtacagtcgGTCCCCCTTAAGggacaaaaacatatttacattcaCATctctagaaaagaaaaaaacattattttcttcttcgtgTTACATAAAAAGGGTAGAAATGAGCAGAATGCTCCAAAATCTGGGTTTGATTCTGACATCTGATGAAGAAAATTTAGGGCTTCAgacacaacaaaacataatttggGATAAATTCTCATTTGTTTGTGTACAAATTTTTGGAATTTCTGTCAAACCCAGACAAGGAGCCTTTTTGCCCACTTCTGCTTCAGTGATCATGTTCTCTTCTTCATTTTGCGACCTTTGGTAATTCCTTCAGAACATAAACGCATCGCAGGCAGGGGGCAGAGAGCGACTCCAGCTTAAGAAAGTCGACAACGTTTTGCTGGGATTAAGAGAGGGGAATAACGTTATTCTGAAAATCTggactttttttctccttcattaAAACACTCCTCTTGATCTGAACAGACCCAGTCCGGTTCATACGATAATACTTTAGCTCATGTAACTAATACTGTAGAGGGAATTACTGTAAAACCACCGTCTACCggcaaaaaagacaaatatgagACACCCATGTTTATGGATTTATAGATTCCCTGCAACCCTCTGAGTCACGCCTGTATTCTTGACTTTGCTGGTGTAATTAATCTTTCTGGAAACGCTTCCAATGAGAACAAAGGAAAAGCACGGACAttaagaacagaaacaaaacaacaacgcGGCGTCCAAAAGCCCTGCGAGGGTCCGGCTGGGTTTGTTCTTCGATCCGTCTGAGATGAAAATCCAAAAACACGGCGGCGCGCGAGGAGTTTTCTCGTGATGCGTTTGAGGAATATTTACAAAGCGGGTGGGTGGAAGAGGAGGTTGTGTTTAATGGGCTTGGGACCTAGGATACCTGCGATCTGAGGGTTTGATCTTCTGGGGGGGGTGAACACATGGCGGTTTTAGGACAGCGACAGCCTCACGAGCATCCGGACAAAGACGCCGCCCCGCCATTCCGTTCAGGAGCGTTCGGCTTTAGGTGTTACGTACGGCTAAggcctgttccagctcctgccTCCTCTGCTGGATCTGAAAGGAAACCGCAGAAACCTGAAGATGGAAGCGAGAGGCTTGATGGGGGGGGGACGAGAGTAAAACGTCATTTCCTCACCTTGCAGTAGAAATAGCGGCTGACGGCCTCCTGGGACCAGGGCTCGTGGTAAAACGccgccctcctctcctcttcggGGTTCCCCACCACATCAGTCATTAgctacagccaatcagaaggcgCTCATTAACATTTATATCTCAGCATTTCATCGACTTGCTTTGTTTTCTTATCTTTCAACTGAAACATGTCAGAACGTCTGACTAACTCCAGAAGCAACGGTGCAAGCGTGCTTCGATATAAATAAAGGAATCGAACCTTGAGGTCGCGGCTCTGGGATTTCAGCCAGTCTTGGATGTAGCCCTTGGGATCTCTGGAGAAGCTGAGCATGAAGTCCCTCTGGATTTTCAGCTGGTTGATGGACTCGATCGTCTCGTGGATCTGAAAGGACCGTCAGAATCTCTTGCTAGTAAGAAAAAATTATGTTTCACAACATCATATTTTGTGTCTTTAGTAACAGCTTTAGAATAAAATCAGCCCACGTGGCGACTCATCCCTCACCCCGGTGATTTCCGGGACTGAAAGAGCAGCCGAATCTACCCGGAGCGCGTCGGCGACCTCACCTTGTTGTCGAGCGAGGCGATTTCCTGCTGGTTGGCGGTGGACAGGAGGAAGCTGCTCATCTGACTCTTCAGGGGGTCCTCCACCTCCACGTCGATGTCGTAGCACGCCGTCTTCTTCTGGTCGTTGGGATCCACGCTGCAGGGAGCAGAGGATGGGAGAAAACCTTTCTGTTACCAGTTTCTTCAGAGCTAGCTTTATGAGGTCTAATGGCTGCTGTTTTAACCATATTCTATTCCCTGTCAAGGAATAAATTTCATtggaaagaggaaaataaacaatttagaAAAACCttggaagaaaatgttttaagtcttgAGGCAACACTgaagaaagaaatttttttttatatttacttgAATACAATAACTTTTAAGAAAACACTTTTCTCTCCAACATCTAactgaaaaatgacatcaataaGAAATTTTAGTTTTAGGTTTCTATGGAACAGGAACCCacctgatcacatggttgatgACGATGGGGTCCGGGGGTAAGAGCAGGTTGGTGAGGCGCTGAGGAATCTCAGAGAACTTCAGTCGGGGGCAGTCGAAAATCTGTGGAAGCATGAGTGACATCTGTGAGGAAGTCGCTCCTTCAAAGCACAGCTATTAAAACACGAAGTGAAACGCGCCAAAACACATTTCAGGAGGCGTAAGACTGAAAATACTTCAGCAGGTTTATTCCTCCCGCTCTGAGGGCATGTCAGACTTTTATTTGTAATAGACGGATGCGAGTGCTGCATATTTTCAGCaatatttttatcaatattcacACGACAGAAGTGATTTATGGTCCCTACCTGTTGGAAGTACTTGTCACAGTTGATGTACTCCTTGTCATGGGAGTCCTGCAGCTTGTTGGTCTTGATGTACTGCCAGAGGGCCTGGATGATGCAGGAGCGGGTCTGCGTGTGAATGCCAAGCAGGCGAGCCAGGCGAGGGTCCAGCTTAAACTGAGGGGGCTGAGGAGACGATGTAATCGCATTACATTTTACAAATCGCCCACCTCAGAGGCGTTACATCAGCTCCTGACACCCTTATCGCGTTTCCGCCGGCGTGGAACAGATGTCAGCTTTGAAAACGGAGTCTTAAAGACACTCTGGTGTTGATGTAGGCCGGTTTTATCACAGATTTGAGGCGTGCAGGGTGTCGCTATAACCGCTGGGTCCATAGCGCGGATTAGCAACAGTGGGAGGAGTCTAATTCTGGACCGCCCACCCCCTCACCTGGTAgtccagcatcagcagcagagtGCAGCGTACGCTCACGTCTCCGGGCCGCTTCACCTGGAAGCCGTCTGTCTCCTGGGTGGTGGGTGTGCGGTGCCACTGAAATGACAAACCAGCGCACGTTGATCACACACATCGACTTTTTCTCATGCAAACTTGAATGTCGCTCGATGCTAACCACGCGCATGCGCATGTTTCTGTATTCTATTTATACGTTTTAATATCTCAGAGCCTCCCCTGCGTTTCACCGCTGATGAAATATTATTCACAAGTCAGTTTTATCCCAACTGTTTAGAAACGGAAAAGAAAATCACTTAAAAATACCATCGGCGGTGCTTCGCGGTAACTTGGCATGCAACACGGGCTAATGCTTTCCTCCAATCAGCAGCTGACTCAGAACAGATTAAGTACTGATTGTACCTCAAGGTAGAGAAAAATTCTTTTGATGGAAAATCATTCAAAGCAAAACATCTGAGTGCTTTTCTAAAATACCCTCTAAACAGGACGAACCTTGAGAAGTTATAATTTTCACTCAGAAACTCTAAGTggtttttttaaagtcaataGTTTTTGTGGAGACAAAGAGCGAAGGGCAGAtaatgatttgtgtttttttttttaaagtaagcACTTGTTTCTTCCAGCTTTGCAaagttgaaaattaaaaaaacaagcaaaaaaaggaAGCTCTTTTATACCATGACGCAGGTCGGAGAGAGACAGTCGGGGCACTGAGCCACGTTTGGACTGACCTCGACCAGGTGGTTGTCGGGACCGTAGAGGTCTTTGTCCAACTCGATCACCAGGCTTTtgaagaaagaggagaacttcttcttctgcttcccCGGCtgaggatattaaaaaaaaggagataaataagacacacaaacaaaaaggaaatgaagacaCTCGCTGCGACGTTCCTCTGGACACCCTCAAGGTTCCAGCTCCTGAATGCTAAACGGGAACATTTTATAGGCTCGCATTTAAAACACTCCACGTTCAAGAtcaggtgtcaaactcattttcaccgagggtcacatcagcatcTCAACTGTcatcaaagggtcagatgtaacttataaatatagctaaatgtaactcaatgtaatgtaaaataaatgtaactactccttaatgttaaataactctgaatttattaatgtgtttgattactgcattgtgggaaatagagttttgctcaaagcacacttttgacctttttattttcagacaccCTCACattttatgctctcgcaggccGCATAAAATGTTGtagtgggccacatttggcccccgggccttgattTTGACACGTGTTATAGATGAACAAAACTCACGTCGTCCAGCAGCTTCCCCTCCACTCGCAGCTCCCACGACGCAATGCTGCCGTCTGAGTCGTCGGCATCGGGCC contains:
- the smarcd3b gene encoding SWI/SNF-related matrix-associated actin-dependent regulator of chromatin subfamily D member 3b isoform X2, yielding MATEETAGGARKATKSKLFEFLVHGVRPGMPSGARMPHQGAPMGPPGPPYGGSPAVRPGLPAPVMEPSRKRPAPSQQVQQQQQQQQQQQQQAVQNRARKKPVGFPGASEMPARQMDMREPQSDPTLGSNAKRRKMADKILPQRIRELVPESQAYMDLLAFERKLDQTIMRKRVDIQEALKRPMKQKRKLRLYISNTFNPARPDADDSDGSIASWELRVEGKLLDDPGKQKKKFSSFFKSLVIELDKDLYGPDNHLVEWHRTPTTQETDGFQVKRPGDVSVRCTLLLMLDYQPPQFKLDPRLARLLGIHTQTRSCIIQALWQYIKTNKLQDSHDKEYINCDKYFQQIFDCPRLKFSEIPQRLTNLLLPPDPIVINHVISVDPNDQKKTACYDIDVEVEDPLKSQMSSFLLSTANQQEIASLDNKIHETIESINQLKIQRDFMLSFSRDPKGYIQDWLKSQSRDLKLMTDVVGNPEEERRAAFYHEPWSQEAVSRYFYCKIQQRRQELEQALAVRNT
- the smarcd3b gene encoding SWI/SNF-related matrix-associated actin-dependent regulator of chromatin subfamily D member 3b isoform X6 encodes the protein MATEETAGGARKATKSKLFEFLVHGVRPGMPSGARMPHQGAPMGPPGPPYGGSPAVRPGLPAPVMEPSRKRPAPSQQVQQQQQQQQQQQQQAVQNRARNAKRRKMADKILPQRIRELVPESQAYMDLLAFERKLDQTIMRKRVDIQEALKRPMKQKRKLRLYISNTFNPARPDADDSDGSIASWELRVEGKLLDDPGKQKKKFSSFFKSLVIELDKDLYGPDNHLVEWHRTPTTQETDGFQVKRPGDVSVRCTLLLMLDYQPPQFKLDPRLARLLGIHTQTRSCIIQALWQYIKTNKLQDSHDKEYINCDKYFQQIFDCPRLKFSEIPQRLTNLLLPPDPIVINHVISVDPNDQKKTACYDIDVEVEDPLKSQMSSFLLSTANQQEIASLDNKIHETIESINQLKIQRDFMLSFSRDPKGYIQDWLKSQSRDLKLMTDVVGNPEEERRAAFYHEPWSQEAVSRYFYCKIQQRRQELEQALAVRNT
- the smarcd3b gene encoding SWI/SNF-related matrix-associated actin-dependent regulator of chromatin subfamily D member 3b isoform X3, whose amino-acid sequence is MERKRPGMPSGARMPHQGAPMGPPGPPYGGSPAVRPGLPAPVMEPSRKRPAPSQQVQQQQQQQQQQQQQAVQNRARKKPVGFPGASEMPARQMDMREPQSDPTLGSNAKRRKMADKILPQRIRELVPESQAYMDLLAFERKLDQTIMRKRVDIQEALKRPMKQQKRKLRLYISNTFNPARPDADDSDGSIASWELRVEGKLLDDPGKQKKKFSSFFKSLVIELDKDLYGPDNHLVEWHRTPTTQETDGFQVKRPGDVSVRCTLLLMLDYQPPQFKLDPRLARLLGIHTQTRSCIIQALWQYIKTNKLQDSHDKEYINCDKYFQQIFDCPRLKFSEIPQRLTNLLLPPDPIVINHVISVDPNDQKKTACYDIDVEVEDPLKSQMSSFLLSTANQQEIASLDNKIHETIESINQLKIQRDFMLSFSRDPKGYIQDWLKSQSRDLKLMTDVVGNPEEERRAAFYHEPWSQEAVSRYFYCKIQQRRQELEQALAVRNT
- the smarcd3b gene encoding SWI/SNF-related matrix-associated actin-dependent regulator of chromatin subfamily D member 3b isoform X1, which encodes MATEETAGGARKATKSKLFEFLVHGVRPGMPSGARMPHQGAPMGPPGPPYGGSPAVRPGLPAPVMEPSRKRPAPSQQVQQQQQQQQQQQQQAVQNRARKKPVGFPGASEMPARQMDMREPQSDPTLGSNAKRRKMADKILPQRIRELVPESQAYMDLLAFERKLDQTIMRKRVDIQEALKRPMKQQKRKLRLYISNTFNPARPDADDSDGSIASWELRVEGKLLDDPGKQKKKFSSFFKSLVIELDKDLYGPDNHLVEWHRTPTTQETDGFQVKRPGDVSVRCTLLLMLDYQPPQFKLDPRLARLLGIHTQTRSCIIQALWQYIKTNKLQDSHDKEYINCDKYFQQIFDCPRLKFSEIPQRLTNLLLPPDPIVINHVISVDPNDQKKTACYDIDVEVEDPLKSQMSSFLLSTANQQEIASLDNKIHETIESINQLKIQRDFMLSFSRDPKGYIQDWLKSQSRDLKLMTDVVGNPEEERRAAFYHEPWSQEAVSRYFYCKIQQRRQELEQALAVRNT
- the smarcd3b gene encoding SWI/SNF-related matrix-associated actin-dependent regulator of chromatin subfamily D member 3b isoform X5 → MATEETAGGARKATKSKLFEFLVHGVRPGMPSGARMPHQGAPMGPPGPPYGGSPAVRPGLPAPVMEPSRKRPAPSQQVQQQQQQQQQQQQQAVQNRARNAKRRKMADKILPQRIRELVPESQAYMDLLAFERKLDQTIMRKRVDIQEALKRPMKQQKRKLRLYISNTFNPARPDADDSDGSIASWELRVEGKLLDDPGKQKKKFSSFFKSLVIELDKDLYGPDNHLVEWHRTPTTQETDGFQVKRPGDVSVRCTLLLMLDYQPPQFKLDPRLARLLGIHTQTRSCIIQALWQYIKTNKLQDSHDKEYINCDKYFQQIFDCPRLKFSEIPQRLTNLLLPPDPIVINHVISVDPNDQKKTACYDIDVEVEDPLKSQMSSFLLSTANQQEIASLDNKIHETIESINQLKIQRDFMLSFSRDPKGYIQDWLKSQSRDLKLMTDVVGNPEEERRAAFYHEPWSQEAVSRYFYCKIQQRRQELEQALAVRNT
- the smarcd3b gene encoding SWI/SNF-related matrix-associated actin-dependent regulator of chromatin subfamily D member 3b isoform X4 — translated: MPSGARMPHQGAPMGPPGPPYGGSPAVRPGLPAPVMEPSRKRPAPSQQVQQQQQQQQQQQQQAVQNRARKKPVGFPGASEMPARQMDMREPQSDPTLGSNAKRRKMADKILPQRIRELVPESQAYMDLLAFERKLDQTIMRKRVDIQEALKRPMKQQKRKLRLYISNTFNPARPDADDSDGSIASWELRVEGKLLDDPGKQKKKFSSFFKSLVIELDKDLYGPDNHLVEWHRTPTTQETDGFQVKRPGDVSVRCTLLLMLDYQPPQFKLDPRLARLLGIHTQTRSCIIQALWQYIKTNKLQDSHDKEYINCDKYFQQIFDCPRLKFSEIPQRLTNLLLPPDPIVINHVISVDPNDQKKTACYDIDVEVEDPLKSQMSSFLLSTANQQEIASLDNKIHETIESINQLKIQRDFMLSFSRDPKGYIQDWLKSQSRDLKLMTDVVGNPEEERRAAFYHEPWSQEAVSRYFYCKIQQRRQELEQALAVRNT